The Anguilla rostrata isolate EN2019 chromosome 1, ASM1855537v3, whole genome shotgun sequence nucleotide sequence ttaaagaaaaaaataataccatTTATGTGAAAGACACTGAGCATACTTGTACCTTAAAAGATTATTTAaggtattctttttttaaacaaagttgTACAAAATTATgtaacaagttttttttttggaaaggggtTAATATCAGTATTTTGTGATATGAACAAACTGAATAAAAAGCACTTTATTTTTATCAACTGTTTGTCTCATTTAAAAACCTTGCCTGAGGTTCAGAGTGTATGACCTGTGGCTGCACAATTCACAACTTCTTACCCATACATACATAGTACATTTTAAGGCTAcagttaaatgtatttttgtgtgcttcataacattgcatttcatttaatcatCTTTATTAAATCATGAGCATTTGTATGTACGTATACATGTACGTACACATAATTTATTACAGTTGTCAGTTTAAAGTAGTTCTATTTTATTAACCATTGTTTGTtcagggtaggttgactgagcatgcaTGCTCTAACAGCAACACCATGTTAACGCCCTCCCACCCTGACATGCGtatctttggattgtgggaggaaaccggagtagcCGGAGGAAAGCCACGCAGACACAGGCAACAGCAAGCAAGCTCCACACAGAATGGCCCCAGCTAGCACTTGaaccttgctgtgaggtgaccgTGCTAGCCACTGAACCACCGCGCTGCCCAAAATGTTGTATTTAATGTGCTGAAAGGGCACAGTGACAGCCCATGACTGTTGATTATAATGGGTCTGCCACTAAGTCACTGCAGATTTATAATTTCTTCAAGGCAGTGGCTGCTATCACTTATGCGAATATTAGAGGTCAGAactgctgagtgtgtgatgCTTGGACTAGCTCTGTCACATGGGTGAGCAGTGCTCACAGTCACTGTTCCACCATGATGGAATGAGGAGGATTGGGTTAGAAAAGATAGGAGACCATGTGGGAACCAGCAGCTTGcagattctgattctgattcccAGGACCTCAATAGGACGATGTAGACATCAGGCTCTAGGTGCTCTTGGCTAtttgatgagaaaaaaattagaTTATTGTAATAAAAGTTGATGATGTCTCCGGATATCAGATGCTTGGTGAACTATaaacacagaccacacaacACGTTACTTAAAATTCATACTTTATTTGTCTATCAAATATGGATGCAGCGTGCATTAAGTAGAAATTAGAAATCATGAATGCAAAATAGccattttttaatggaaaaaagatTAACATCtcaaatgcacattaaaaatactgcaaaatTCAGACCCTCTGAAATATGGTTTGAAGCGCAATAATGACCCCTTGTGGAAAAATTGTTAATATTTGTGAAGGAGTATAGAGAGTacaaaatcatttaattgattgaaattaaattaaaatggtcCAATGCAATGTTTCATGTACAGAATTACTTTATTGTGGAAGAATGCAATTCATAAGGTGTGAAGTCTTGGTCTATATTACACTAAACGTAATTTCTTAATACCAGTGTAATGTTGAGTTTGTCGCTATAACTACTATGGATATAGTATGCTTTGTGTTACATTATTAGTACTTTGTTATTTCTTAGTTGGTAATTATAGCGTTTTCAGTTGTGAGGTGCATCAGTATCTGTACAGAGAGCGCCTCATCCGAACAATAACTTGTGGAATAACTTCCACCACGTGGAAGgtatattatgtattatgtcATTATGGTTCTAGGCTGGTACAAGTCATAATTTAGTTATTAGCAATGTCTGGCACTCCTGTTCACTCTGATGGATACATTTAGGTTCTGTCTCATTCTAACTAgagaagagcatctgctaaattaaggTAATTAAtctaaaaagatttttaaaaatgaattgaaaaatatgaagcCTCTCACTGTAGCAGTTAGATTTTAGACATCAAGACAACATCAAAAACATCAGTTGGGAACCACTTTATTCACCTTTCACCCATACATTGTTACACACTGCTTTGGTATCGGAAAAAGTGTCCCAGTACTaacattaataatgtagatggACCGATCCATACCCTCTTAATCTtacaaaataaagcatttcCCACTTATACAAGAAACTACTGTGCCCTTTAAAACTATTTCAGCCCtaacaaaatgtaacaaatttgGTTCAAACAATTACTGCCCCTACCAGTATCAAAAAACACCTCAGAGACACACTCTTGGGTTTCCTTACTAAtaacgaaaagaaaaaacaatgtggcTTTTTTAcaacaaagcacacacaagctGATCCACTTCTACGCTTTTCTTGAAGGAGCAGTTCTGCTGAACATAAGTATGTTAAAGTAGTGATTAATGGCTTGATAGTCAGAACTTCAGACAGTGGTCAGATAAATTATGTGCAAATTGGCTAAAAGGAACCTCCAATAAGTCAGCCAGGGATGACAGATGCAGTTTTTTTAGTGgtaaacaacacacacacacacgcacacacacacacacccaatgcCTTTCTATCCgtgcagttatttaaaaagaaaaaaaagctcttgGGCAGCATGTGCAatacataaaatcataaaatcagttaCTGTTAGTTCACAGTATGCAAACAATTCAAACATTCAATATCATCATAAATAGTGGTTTCTAGAAGCATTACACATGCATCACCCTCATTCTAAATATACCTttgtaacattaaaaaaaaaaacagatgaccTATTCAGTGTTTTTTACCAACACTCTCATGctcctcacaaaaaaaaaacagtttcactGGAGAACAAACACATGGTCAATTTTAAATCAGCTGCTCAGGTCAAAAGTACAGTATTCACCACAAAAATGGACAGGTGAGAAGAGTGCAAGACTTTGAGGAGCCCTTAAGAGCAGTAGTCAACTTCCAAGGACACACCCTACTTTGGAATGTCAATCcccacagaaaaatatttctagCAGGTTTCGCAAGAAAAATACTCTCGCCTCTAATGACTATCACTGTACCTATGCAGCTCAGTAACTCCAAAGAAAACACGGAAGACACAGGGGAGCTCAGACTTGTGAGCTCAGACAAAAACTATAAGTGAGGCTTTTATCAGAGAAGCTTTAGAGATCAGTTCAACTGCATTGTGAAAAGCACTGAAATCCATACAGAGGAATGAAACGCACATTGCAGTCATTAACAACATCCCTTAACCCTGGTACACACTGCATGACTTTGGCCCAGAATTAGCTACTTTTATTACCCCTGCACGTGCATGTTTAAATCATGCTGTGGTTTAAAACTTAAACCTTTTGGACAACCTTTTGAACTGCTTGTGGATGTTGAACCGTGTTAAAGTCTTATGCCAAATAAATTACAAACTTTCAATGAATAACAGCgacttgtgtatatataaatactgAATAGTGCAAGTGTTTCTTCAATGACAAACTGCTTTATAGAGCCAGTTGGCTTTACATATCATGCTTAGTAATAGCTGAGGCTTGATTgggttccatttttaaaaagcaaatactttatcatgtttatatttctttttctattcTGACAAACATCAACATTTCTATCAACATCTACATTTACATATCTTCATATGTAGATCAATATGTTAAATCAAAGCAAGTGTGCCACACCACAAGAGATACTTAAACTAAGGGACTCTAAATTATATAGTGGAATGCTTTGAGTTTATGTTCTATCCAAATGGGAAATGGAGCAGGGAGGATGGTTgcgttttttcttttgtgtattCTCGCTTACCAGTGTATATATTCACTATTGCTACACTTATGCATAACCTTATTGGGCAGTGTTAGAGACTAGTGGGCATCACTGTATGCCTCTGGCTTCATGCCTCTGGGTACTGACTAGTGGACAGCACTGTATGCCTGATGCCTCTGTGGTACTGACACAGTGCAAAATTCCCCACTTCAAAATGACTGCGCACCGGATTCCGCTGCTGGTCAGACGTCACTTATGTCACCttaattttctgtaatttttcaaaaatcgTGTAGTGTGTACCAGGCACCACACACCGCTCAACAAGTTTACATACTATACACTTTGCTGCTATAGCCAACGATGTGGACTGTCAAGTAATATCAGTGCAATGGAGACATGCAGAGAAGGACACAGTACTTGAGCATCTCCTGGACAACTGCTCTAAACTTGAAGTAAGCCACGAGGGTAAGATGACTCAATCTGAGTCCTGACTTCTGCTACCACTGTGCTTCCATTTTTCAGATTTGTAGGGATGCTTTTCCATTTCTCTGAGGAAATCTACCAGATAAGGCAAAGTAGGGAAAAAAAGGTCAGTTAAAAAAGTTTCTTTATACAAGACATTACATAAAAAGAAGTCAGGATATGTTATTTACACATatatcatataaaaatatatgctaTTGGGCTGGAAGTTATCAGCTGCTGTACTGAGGCCCTCctcccagcaggaggagctaGATCTAAAGTCACAAACTGGAGGTCTGGCTTTGTGGCTGCAGGGCGTGAGGGGTAGGCTCACAATCCATCGGCTCCTCATTCCCCCGCATGTACATGAGGAACAGAGTCACGGAGGCGAAGGTGGTGGCATTGACAGGGAAGGCCCGCAGCAGGGTGGAGGTCAGGCCGCGGGTTAACAACCGCCAGCCCTCTTGCTTCCAGCTCTGCCGTACGCAGTCTGTGATGCCGCTGTACTGGttgaccccgcccaccccgtcGGCCTGGAGGCGGGACTTGATGACGTCCATGGGGTAGGTGGAGATCCAGGAAGCGATGCCGGCCATGCCGCCGGCGAAGAGCAGCTTGGGGATCATGTAGGAGTCTTCGGGCTCGCACCCGAGCGAGCGCGTCAGCACGTCGTAGGTCATGAAGTAGACGCCGAAGCCGGGCGTCTCGCGCACCAAGGTGGAGACCATGCCCCGGTTGATGCCCTTGAAGCCCTCTTTGTTGTAGATGCGCACCAGGCAGTCCAGGGAGTTCTTGTAGAGCTTCCTCGTGGACTTCTTCTCGCCTGTGCCCTGCATCTGCATGCGCGTCTTGGCCAGCTCCATGGGGCAGCAGATGACGCACTGGATGGCACCCGCCGCCGCACCCGCCAGGAACTGGTTCAGGGGCGTGTCCTTGCCCAGCCGCCGCATGGCGTTGCCCTGGACACCGAAGACTATGGCGTTGATGAAAGTCAGACCCATCATGGGGGAGCCAATGCCCTTGTACAGTCCCAAAAGCTGCAAACATGCAATAGGGGATCgttgagaaaaaacatttaccaAAAACAATTTCTATTTCTAATTATAGCATTGAGAGGAAGTCATGGGTCTTACAGTCTGCTGGGGAGGGATCAAGACTTATGACTGTGGGTCTTCTGTAACCTTACACAGTGAACTTAGGTGGGGGTGTCACAATACATTGACATGCTGCATTTGCCattctatattttatttgccCTACCAGCAATTATCCACTCAAAGGtgtcttttaaaaagtgtcTCCTGCATCCTTTAGACAGCTATTAAAATTAATCTCATCCTCATTAAACAGAGTTTTCAGACCAAGTACTTGTGGTGCCATGGAATTTCTTTACCAAAACACCGTAGACATATTCCcttttacagaaaacaaatgatgcAGTAGAAACCATAATGCAGGTTTGACTGCATGGGCAATGCAAACCacgtaaaacaaaaatacaaaaagtaaaatgtggAATCTGCTTCCTAATAgaaacactgtaaaatatttaaacgaTTCACTATTGCCTAACTCTATGCCTCTGCAATGACAGCAGATTTACTAATCACACAAGTGTTTATTTCGTTTAGATAGTTAGCTTCCCAGCAAAAAGATATAGGTGTCCTACagatgttcatatttttttccttcatggtAATTTGATATTTATTACCATTTAAAACTGTGTACTAGAGGTGTACACAAACCTGAATACCAtattcagaaatgcacagataatgcattgtatacatttttgttgaccAATGATATTTAGAAGATGAGATTAGCAGGATGTTAACATGAAAACTGAAACCGAGGTAATTTGCCTTGCCTCCTCCCACCACTCCCCCTCCGCCAATATACAACCGGCTATACTCGCTTGCTGTTTGGACAATGACCAACAATGCACTCCCTCCCTGAAGGGTTACACTTTTATCAGAATGAACTGGGGcttgctgtgctctgtgcctgCAATGACATTCGCTCTTTGCGCAGAACTTCCTGTGGGAGCTTCGCCGCTGCAGAGCTGCGGTGTATTTTACCACACACCAGCACCAGACCACCGGTTGCTTTAGCTGCCCTAGTTACGCAGTTAACTGAAGATCTGTTCTTAAATGGAAAAGTTGAGTGGACGGAACTTTTGAAGACAGAGATCAGAAGCTGACGCAGGAAATTTAGTCCATGCTTAAATGTCAATGGGGAGCTCTACGTTGCATTAATGCACTGACATCCTCCTTGGAGACGTAGGGGCGGATTATGCATATCAccataaaaatagttttgcatATATCACAAGTTAcataagagagagaaaattaaatGGAGAGAGAAGCAATGGTGTTAAAAGGTGCTGACTGTTGGGCCTTCTGGCGAGCAACTGCAATTATCTTTCTGAGTCAGTAATGCTTTCAAAAGGGACAGAAATGGCTGAATACAATAACAACCTTAAGGTTCTAAAGCAGTGGCTGATGAATtttaaagggaagaaaaaaaaacaaggctctGAAATTTTAAAGGGCAACAACATTTTTGGTAAGGGTGTGGTGAACCCATTTGCCTGCCCCTCCACGCCCCCTTAATATTTTAGCATATTTGGTCTCGGTGTGAGAAAGTGCCTAGACAGGCTGCCTAAACCTGAGACAGGCAAGGGCAAACCTGGCTGAACGAGTCAAGTTACAGAGCCTTTTAAAAGTGATTCTGGATGTGCCCTGTTCCCACTTGAGGACAGACAATAAAGCCAATCTATAACTAATCATCATGTTCGTAGGGAACGTAAATCTTATATCTTTGTCATTAAGTATTCTAAATTTCTTGTAAAACATGATTCACATGATAGAtagtatatattatattatagatAATACAGTAAACTGCAGAAGGTTTGCAGTAGAGTGAATTTAGTTCATGAATCGTTTAACAGGCATCTGTGGTTGAAGTCAAAAGAGGATGTAGCTCATTGTGCATTTAGAAATCACACATGGTCTCTTTGTATATTTCAACATGCCATCTTtcacaaacatactgtacattctttTAGGCCATAAAGTTCATGAGCCAATGAGTCATTACGTGGATAACTAATtacactcatttattcagataaAGTTAgatgcacacaaaaatgcatatgtTAAAAGTGtctatattttatattacagtGAACGTTTTTATATTCCAGTGACTGCAACCATTGTTTTACCTTATTAAATGGAATCAGGTACAACACGTAACCGATCAGTTCACAGGTTCAGGTACAGTACATGCTTAATAATAAAATCCCATTCAAATTTTCtctttgaaatataaatgtgtgtgtagtagAGGTTATACAAATCTCATAGGTACTGACTTATCGTACTTATCGTTTTTGCAgatcaaaataatatataatactcCTAGagtaaaaaaatactttatgaAAAAcctatactttttttttctttttttgcttcacaGAACTAATCAACAACCATAATGTGTCAAATTAACAGAGCATGATGATGGACACAGTTAATTAGGAAGCCCAATTCTGGTCAACTCAGAAGAGAAAACAGAagtaaaacaatgacaaaaaccaATCCAGGACTGTTAGTTAAGCAGTCAAAAGCACAAAAGCCCAGGCACGGTAGAATGGATATGCTGTGTAACGGAGCACCCCCATCATTTCTTCACAAGACTGGCTTCTTCACCAGAGCTTCTTCTTTAGCTG carries:
- the LOC135251689 gene encoding mitochondrial basic amino acids transporter; its protein translation is MALDFLAGCLGGAAGVIVGHPFDTVKVRLQVQSVNKPLYRGTFHCFQSIVRQESLLGLYKGIGSPMMGLTFINAIVFGVQGNAMRRLGKDTPLNQFLAGAAAGAIQCVICCPMELAKTRMQMQGTGEKKSTRKLYKNSLDCLVRIYNKEGFKGINRGMVSTLVRETPGFGVYFMTYDVLTRSLGCEPEDSYMIPKLLFAGGMAGIASWISTYPMDVIKSRLQADGVGGVNQYSGITDCVRQSWKQEGWRLLTRGLTSTLLRAFPVNATTFASVTLFLMYMRGNEEPMDCEPTPHALQPQSQTSSL